The genomic stretch AGGAAGCGCCCATCTTCAACCGATTTGCATCCTCACCGCCCGCAATCTCCGCTTGAAGCCATTTGTGCAACGCGATACGCCGTTGCCCAAATCGACAGACTGGAGACTTGCCGTGAGCACGCCAAAGACCAGAACCGAAACCGATACGTTCGGCCCCATCGAGGTTGCCGCCGACCGCTATTGGGGCGCGCAGGCGCAGCGCTCGCTCGGCAATTTCAAGATCGGCTGGGAAAAGCAGCCGGTTTCGGTCGTGCGCGCGCTGGGCATCGTCAAGCGGGCAGCAGCGGAAGCCAATATGGAGTTGAAGCGGCTCGATCCGGCAATCGGCAAGGCGATCATCGCGGCCGCGCAAGAGGTCATCGACGGCAAGCTCAACGACCATTTCCCGCTTGTGGTTTGGCAGACCGGCTCGGGCACGCAGTCCAACATGAACGCCAATGAGGTGATTTCCAACCGGGCGATCGAGATGCTGGGCGGCGTCATGGGCTCGAAGAAACCGGTGCATCCCAACGACCACGTCAATATGAGCCAGTCGTCGAACGACACCTATCCAACGGCCATGCATATCGCCTGCGCCGAGCGCATCGTGCACGACCTTCTCCCGGCGCTGAAGCACCTGCACAAGGCGCTCGCCGCCAAGAGCCGGGAGTTCAACCACATCATCAAGATCGGCCGCACACACACGCAAGATGCCACCCCGCTTACGCTGGGCCAGGAATTCTCGGGCTATGCGGCGCAGGTCGCCTCGTCAATCAAGCGCATCCAACTGACGCTGCCCGGCCTGCAGGAGCTGGCGCAAGGCGGCACCGCTGTCGGCACCGGCCTCAACGCGCCGGTCGGCTTCGCCGAAAGAGTGGCTGATCGCATTGCCGCCATCACCGGCATCGCCTTCGTCACCGCGCCGAACAAGTTCGAGGCACTCGCGGCACACGATTCCATGGTCTTTTCGCACGGCGCCATCAACGCGGCGGCCGCCGCACTGTTCAAGGTCGCCAACGACATCCGCTTCCTCGGCTCCGGCCCGCGGTCGGGCCTTGGCGAGTTGTCGCTGCCGGAAAACGAACCCGGCTCGTCGATCATGCCGGGCAAGGTCAACCCGACGCAGTGTGAAGCGATGACACAGGTCTGCGTGCAAGTGTTCGGCAACAACGCAGCAGTCACCTT from Mesorhizobium sp. NZP2077 encodes the following:
- the fumC gene encoding class II fumarate hydratase — its product is MSTPKTRTETDTFGPIEVAADRYWGAQAQRSLGNFKIGWEKQPVSVVRALGIVKRAAAEANMELKRLDPAIGKAIIAAAQEVIDGKLNDHFPLVVWQTGSGTQSNMNANEVISNRAIEMLGGVMGSKKPVHPNDHVNMSQSSNDTYPTAMHIACAERIVHDLLPALKHLHKALAAKSREFNHIIKIGRTHTQDATPLTLGQEFSGYAAQVASSIKRIQLTLPGLQELAQGGTAVGTGLNAPVGFAERVADRIAAITGIAFVTAPNKFEALAAHDSMVFSHGAINAAAAALFKVANDIRFLGSGPRSGLGELSLPENEPGSSIMPGKVNPTQCEAMTQVCVQVFGNNAAVTFAGSQGHFELNVYNPLMAYNFLQSVQLLADASVSFTDNCVVGIEAREDNIKAALDRSLMLVTALAPTIGYDSAAKIAKTAHKNGTTLREEALATGLVSEADYDRLVRPEDMTHPG